One region of Natronobacterium texcoconense genomic DNA includes:
- a CDS encoding asparagine synthase-related protein yields METALRATDWTDVDGVAVRGRAFDGDEVLAGSDLARRFRDALADDGQRAAEHASSLEAVATVAAALEGFYAVAAVHGGKTFLVADGARSIPLYYSVDGTFVSDRGRLVRERLETATHPVTESEFLLTRYVTGPETIWRGVYSTQAGEVVRIDDDEISRRTYREYWPAGPEDRNSSESRASRTNHLQRLEDALETALDRLERVAGARPIVVPLSGGYDSRLLASALAERGREVVGYTFGRSGHPDVEVSREVASRLGIDWEFVPYDESAWWEWYHGDDCRRYRERAFGGDALPFLAEWPALRTLVDAGRLPADALYCPGHTVATPSERLPPFVGDEKRTAAVSVGCGSTGSDVDEAATEPTVDELVEYVLETHYSLWEWDDDRFRDAARERIRRGLLGTRAPESVADPATAAAAYERWEWRGRMSTFTNGDLRAYEDAGVDWWLPLWDPAYVRAWERVPLSLRREKGLHAELARRYYARAADGSRERADVTDRTLSPLERHLSLVRHTPERQFTERDGDWSPPFLAPRSAWGEPGSHPLAWYGTLSEDLLEAVPPSRNFYALRTLAATDRLEFSDSEASTPTAPHIGLPTELE; encoded by the coding sequence ATGGAAACGGCCCTGCGAGCGACTGACTGGACAGACGTCGACGGAGTCGCAGTCCGTGGCCGGGCGTTCGACGGTGACGAGGTCCTCGCCGGTTCCGACCTCGCGAGGCGGTTTCGCGACGCGCTGGCGGACGACGGTCAAAGAGCGGCCGAACACGCGTCCTCTCTCGAGGCCGTCGCGACCGTCGCCGCCGCTCTCGAGGGGTTCTACGCTGTCGCCGCCGTTCACGGCGGGAAGACGTTTCTGGTCGCCGACGGTGCACGCTCGATACCGCTGTACTACAGCGTCGATGGGACGTTCGTCTCCGATCGGGGGCGACTCGTCCGCGAGCGCCTCGAGACAGCAACGCATCCCGTCACGGAAAGCGAGTTTCTGCTGACGCGGTACGTGACCGGTCCCGAGACGATCTGGCGTGGCGTCTACAGCACGCAGGCGGGCGAAGTCGTCCGGATCGACGACGACGAAATCTCGAGGCGGACGTATCGCGAGTACTGGCCGGCCGGACCCGAGGATCGAAATTCTTCGGAGTCCCGAGCCAGCCGTACCAATCACCTGCAGCGACTCGAGGACGCCCTCGAGACCGCGCTCGATCGTCTCGAGCGCGTCGCCGGCGCGCGTCCGATCGTCGTGCCGCTGTCGGGTGGGTACGACTCGCGGCTACTCGCTTCGGCGTTGGCCGAACGCGGTCGCGAGGTGGTCGGCTACACCTTCGGTCGATCCGGCCACCCCGACGTGGAGGTGAGCCGCGAGGTCGCGTCCCGACTCGGTATCGACTGGGAGTTCGTCCCCTACGACGAGTCTGCCTGGTGGGAGTGGTACCACGGTGACGACTGCAGACGCTACCGCGAGCGGGCGTTCGGCGGCGACGCGCTCCCGTTTCTCGCGGAGTGGCCCGCGCTGCGAACGCTCGTCGACGCTGGCCGACTTCCGGCGGACGCGCTCTACTGTCCCGGCCACACGGTTGCGACGCCGAGCGAGCGGTTGCCGCCGTTCGTCGGCGACGAGAAGAGAACGGCTGCGGTTTCGGTCGGCTGTGGGTCCACAGGTTCGGACGTCGACGAGGCCGCGACCGAACCGACGGTCGACGAACTGGTCGAGTACGTCCTCGAGACCCACTACTCGCTCTGGGAGTGGGACGACGACCGGTTTCGCGACGCCGCTCGAGAGCGGATCCGACGGGGACTGCTGGGGACTCGAGCGCCCGAATCGGTCGCCGATCCAGCGACGGCGGCTGCGGCGTACGAACGCTGGGAGTGGCGCGGACGCATGTCGACGTTCACCAACGGCGACCTCCGAGCCTACGAGGACGCCGGCGTCGACTGGTGGCTCCCGCTGTGGGATCCCGCGTACGTCCGAGCCTGGGAACGCGTTCCGCTCTCCCTGCGACGGGAGAAGGGACTCCACGCCGAACTCGCGCGTCGGTACTACGCCCGGGCAGCCGACGGTTCGCGAGAGCGTGCCGACGTCACCGACCGGACGCTGTCGCCGCTCGAGCGTCACCTGAGTCTGGTCAGGCACACGCCCGAACGACAGTTCACGGAACGCGACGGCGACTGGAGCCCACCGTTTCTCGCCCCGCGGTCGGCGTGGGGTGAGCCGGGTAGCCACCCGCTCGCGTGGTACGGCACTCTCTCGGAGGACCTCCTCGAGGCCGTTCCACCGTCGCGGAACTTCTACGCGCTCCGGACGCTCGCGGCGACCGATCGACTCGAGTTTTCTGATTCGGAGGCTTCGACGCCTACAGCCCCCCATATCGGGCTTCCAACCGAACTCGAATAG
- a CDS encoding SHOCT domain-containing protein has protein sequence MALPAWFRDLPTWAAVLSGLLGVLVLMTGLSMVLGVVFAGIAVGIEIGSLAVGVVAALLGLTIVLAPVVAAVLALSSDDAGESEQFDGERESTDPRVETLRERYLSGELDEETFERRLDDLLGDAGTDHRDSNSETSTSSERSLLDERNG, from the coding sequence ATGGCGCTCCCCGCCTGGTTCCGAGACCTTCCGACGTGGGCAGCCGTCCTGAGTGGACTGCTCGGCGTGCTCGTCCTGATGACGGGACTATCGATGGTTCTCGGGGTCGTCTTCGCCGGCATCGCCGTCGGCATCGAAATCGGGAGTCTCGCGGTCGGCGTCGTCGCCGCACTCCTCGGCCTGACCATCGTACTCGCTCCAGTCGTGGCGGCCGTACTCGCACTCTCGAGTGACGATGCTGGCGAGAGCGAACAGTTCGACGGCGAACGTGAGAGCACCGATCCTCGAGTCGAGACGCTGCGCGAACGGTACCTGTCGGGCGAACTCGACGAGGAGACGTTCGAACGGCGACTCGACGACCTACTCGGCGACGCCGGTACCGACCACCGAGACTCCAACTCGGAGACCAGCACTTCCTCAGAACGGTCGTTACTGGACGAACGCAACGGCTAA
- a CDS encoding peptidoglycan recognition protein family protein, with protein MCLDCNGHGTGERHSERNGDSRSTAESDGTNWKRRSLLQATGVAAGTGVLLGSQSDRVSASHTECDSADRWVEAANHSARDHGIDWIVIHVTAGAYQGALNTLTSSDSGVSSHYLVKNYSWTDGPEPGHVDQLVHHDRAAWHARYIANHRSIGIEHEWFDDNGITDACYEASAELVRCIADMHDIPLEFYTSNTCIQNEPGGIIGHTHVPDGDCSSFHHGGRTCPYPDWDMDHFADLVRDGDGGGGGNGFEDGDTVETTVDLNGREGPGLHYDVVRTYPTGTTGEIMNGPETSDGYTWWGIHFPSYNEWVWCVEQYLTHA; from the coding sequence ATGTGCCTTGATTGCAATGGGCATGGAACTGGCGAACGGCACTCCGAACGAAACGGTGACTCCAGATCGACCGCAGAGAGCGACGGGACGAACTGGAAACGCCGGTCGCTCCTGCAGGCGACGGGCGTAGCTGCCGGGACTGGCGTACTTCTCGGTAGCCAGTCCGATCGCGTCTCGGCGTCACACACGGAGTGTGATTCCGCGGATCGCTGGGTAGAGGCGGCGAACCACAGCGCTCGAGACCACGGCATCGACTGGATCGTCATTCACGTCACTGCGGGTGCGTACCAGGGCGCGTTGAACACGCTGACGAGTTCGGACTCGGGCGTTAGCTCCCACTACCTCGTGAAAAACTACAGCTGGACGGACGGACCAGAACCGGGCCACGTCGACCAGCTCGTCCACCACGACCGGGCGGCCTGGCACGCACGATACATCGCGAACCATCGGTCGATCGGGATCGAACACGAGTGGTTCGACGACAACGGCATCACCGACGCCTGTTACGAGGCCTCGGCGGAACTCGTCCGCTGTATCGCCGACATGCACGACATCCCGCTCGAGTTCTACACGAGCAACACCTGCATCCAGAACGAACCCGGCGGGATTATCGGGCACACGCACGTTCCGGACGGCGACTGTAGCAGTTTCCACCACGGCGGGCGGACCTGTCCATACCCCGATTGGGACATGGACCACTTCGCGGATCTGGTTCGCGACGGCGACGGCGGCGGCGGTGGCAACGGGTTCGAGGACGGGGATACCGTCGAGACGACGGTCGATCTCAACGGCCGCGAGGGGCCGGGACTGCACTACGACGTCGTTCGGACCTATCCGACCGGGACGACCGGAGAGATCATGAACGGGCCGGAAACCAGCGACGGCTACACCTGGTGGGGAATTCACTTCCCGAGTTACAACGAGTGGGTCTGGTGTGTCGAGCAGTACCTGACCCACGCCTGA
- a CDS encoding mRNA surveillance protein pelota, whose amino-acid sequence MQIKDREQLEGGRERVTVVPESVDDLWHLQYVLEPGDRVAGDTTRRIQRNDDQMRDTGGEREHMWVAIAAEDIEFHRFANRLRVGGEIVACSREDQLGFHHTLNVEERDEISIEKWFKPDQEARLEEAEEATENPDVVIATVEEGKAHVHTVAQYGAEERASITGPTGKGEYARERSELFAELADVLKRQDADAIILAGPGFTKQDAHKYVEDEYPEVAEKITMVDTASVGDRGVHEVLKRGAVADVQQETRIESEAEYIDELTERIAQGAKAAYGPDEVQKAAEYGAIDQLLILDDRLRKERGPDGEWAINVDEIVRTTEQKGGEVTVFSSEFPPGQQLSNLGGIAALLRYRLE is encoded by the coding sequence ATGCAGATCAAAGACCGGGAGCAGCTCGAGGGCGGGCGCGAACGGGTCACCGTCGTCCCCGAGAGCGTCGACGACCTCTGGCACCTCCAGTACGTCCTCGAGCCCGGTGACCGCGTCGCGGGCGATACGACCCGACGGATCCAGCGCAACGACGACCAGATGCGGGATACGGGCGGCGAGCGCGAACACATGTGGGTCGCCATCGCCGCCGAGGACATCGAGTTCCACCGGTTCGCCAACCGGCTGCGGGTCGGCGGCGAGATCGTCGCCTGCTCGCGCGAGGATCAACTCGGCTTCCATCACACGCTCAACGTCGAGGAACGCGACGAGATTTCCATCGAGAAGTGGTTCAAGCCCGACCAGGAGGCTCGCCTCGAGGAGGCCGAAGAAGCCACCGAAAACCCCGACGTCGTCATCGCGACCGTCGAGGAGGGGAAGGCTCACGTCCACACGGTCGCCCAGTACGGCGCCGAGGAGCGAGCGTCGATCACGGGCCCGACCGGAAAGGGCGAGTACGCCCGCGAGCGTTCGGAGCTGTTCGCGGAACTGGCCGACGTGTTGAAACGCCAGGACGCGGACGCGATCATCCTCGCCGGCCCCGGATTCACCAAACAGGACGCCCACAAGTACGTCGAGGACGAGTACCCAGAGGTCGCCGAGAAGATCACGATGGTCGATACGGCAAGCGTCGGCGACCGCGGCGTCCACGAGGTGCTCAAACGCGGCGCCGTCGCGGACGTCCAGCAGGAGACACGCATCGAGAGCGAGGCCGAGTACATCGACGAACTCACCGAACGCATCGCCCAGGGTGCGAAGGCAGCTTACGGTCCCGACGAGGTCCAGAAAGCCGCCGAATACGGTGCGATCGACCAGTTGCTGATCCTCGACGACCGACTCCGCAAGGAACGCGGTCCCGACGGCGAGTGGGCTATCAACGTCGACGAAATCGTTCGCACAACCGAGCAGAAAGGCGGCGAGGTAACCGTCTTCTCGAGCGAGTTCCCGCCGGGCCAGCAACTCTCCAATCTCGGCGGCATCGCGGCGCTGTTGCGGTACCGACTCGAGTGA
- a CDS encoding HalOD1 output domain-containing protein, whose product MILTRDGSTTVSVEYDRETNTYKATFDSTELAPSVAVVEAVAAIRGVEPLDVEPSLYEAIDPGALDALVRTQITSHRTGDCVVAFQYLEYEITVKSYGIIEIDPLETDEERAAGR is encoded by the coding sequence ATGATCTTGACTAGAGACGGCAGCACGACGGTTTCGGTCGAGTACGATCGGGAGACGAACACGTACAAAGCGACGTTCGACAGCACGGAACTCGCTCCCAGCGTCGCGGTCGTCGAAGCGGTAGCCGCAATACGCGGCGTCGAGCCACTGGACGTCGAGCCATCGCTCTACGAGGCCATCGATCCGGGGGCACTCGATGCTCTAGTACGAACCCAGATCACCAGCCACAGAACAGGTGACTGCGTCGTCGCATTCCAGTATCTCGAGTACGAGATCACCGTCAAGAGCTACGGGATCATCGAGATCGATCCGCTCGAGACCGACGAAGAACGAGCAGCGGGAAGATAG
- a CDS encoding Lrp/AsnC family transcriptional regulator: protein MELDGTDKGILYLLQRDARGLTTQEMAEQVGVSASTVRNRINRMEKKGIIRGYYPDVDYDKAGLQLYVEIICSAPNPERERLVKEGRNVNGVIALREVLNGQENVQIDAVGTESDDVARITDELSDIGLEVINTKIIKETYTQPFSHFGQHLVERDDLD from the coding sequence ATGGAATTGGACGGCACGGACAAAGGAATCCTCTATTTACTCCAGCGCGATGCCCGCGGTCTCACTACCCAGGAGATGGCGGAGCAGGTGGGCGTCTCGGCGAGCACCGTCCGCAACCGTATCAATCGAATGGAAAAGAAAGGGATCATCCGTGGCTACTATCCCGACGTCGATTACGACAAGGCGGGGCTCCAACTGTACGTCGAAATAATCTGTAGTGCTCCCAACCCCGAACGAGAACGGCTCGTCAAGGAGGGGCGGAACGTAAACGGCGTCATCGCTCTACGAGAAGTACTCAACGGACAGGAGAACGTACAGATCGACGCGGTCGGGACGGAATCCGACGACGTCGCCCGTATCACCGACGAACTCAGCGACATCGGGTTAGAAGTCATCAATACGAAAATCATCAAGGAGACCTATACACAGCCGTTCAGCCACTTCGGACAGCATCTCGTAGAGAGGGATGATCTTGACTAG
- a CDS encoding DUF7344 domain-containing protein: MPESDADSVDSVLEAVAEQHRRLTLRYLEGATDGVASIEEIAEYVAAESSKHRTPERATIRLHHATLPALENASLVTFDPHSGAVEYHRDPLVEKVLASIDDDS; the protein is encoded by the coding sequence ATGCCCGAATCTGACGCCGATTCAGTCGATTCCGTTCTCGAGGCGGTAGCCGAACAGCACCGACGACTGACGCTCCGATACCTGGAAGGGGCAACGGACGGAGTCGCGTCGATCGAGGAAATCGCGGAGTACGTTGCTGCCGAGAGTTCGAAACACCGAACCCCAGAACGAGCGACGATACGCCTGCATCACGCCACGTTGCCGGCGCTGGAGAACGCGTCTCTCGTCACGTTCGATCCCCACAGTGGAGCGGTTGAGTATCATCGCGACCCCCTCGTCGAGAAAGTGTTGGCCAGTATCGACGACGATAGCTGA
- a CDS encoding TrmB family transcriptional regulator → MTVDENEAVEAFERLGLTSYEAKVFIALHRLGTGTARDVARIADVPRSQVYSVAESLEDRGLLELQQSSPIRYRPVSLEEAQKTLQERFECERDRAFEYVDDVRQESTVEETQEDIWTVRGRDRVDDRVVDLLSGAEDRIVFGTRLPQLVTERIERTLEERATDDVTVTAVSRAARVRNRLGALEGVTIDSPPVYRESDQRSGRIVIADDDSILLSVVGDDGTETAIWSSGSLFASVLVQLIEAGEEVTDE, encoded by the coding sequence ATGACCGTCGACGAAAACGAGGCCGTCGAAGCCTTCGAACGCCTCGGACTCACCAGTTACGAGGCCAAGGTGTTCATCGCGCTTCACCGGCTGGGAACCGGGACTGCACGCGACGTCGCTCGCATCGCCGACGTACCCCGTTCCCAGGTATATAGCGTCGCCGAGAGCCTGGAAGACCGGGGCTTGCTCGAACTCCAGCAGTCGAGTCCGATCCGGTATCGGCCGGTGAGTCTCGAGGAGGCCCAGAAAACGCTGCAGGAGCGGTTCGAGTGCGAACGCGACCGTGCCTTCGAGTACGTCGACGACGTCCGGCAGGAATCGACCGTCGAGGAAACTCAGGAAGATATCTGGACGGTTCGCGGTCGTGATCGCGTCGACGACCGCGTCGTCGACCTGCTCTCGGGAGCCGAGGACCGGATCGTCTTCGGGACGCGACTCCCCCAACTCGTCACGGAACGAATCGAACGGACGCTCGAGGAGCGTGCGACCGACGACGTCACGGTGACCGCGGTTAGTCGCGCTGCTCGGGTCCGAAATCGGCTCGGCGCGCTCGAGGGAGTGACGATCGATTCACCGCCTGTCTACCGGGAGAGCGACCAGCGTTCGGGTCGGATCGTGATCGCGGACGACGACAGCATTTTGTTGAGCGTGGTCGGTGACGACGGGACGGAGACGGCAATCTGGAGTTCGGGGTCGCTGTTCGCGTCGGTGCTGGTTCAGTTGATCGAAGCAGGAGAGGAAGTGACCGACGAGTAG
- a CDS encoding MMPL family transporter has protein sequence MSVPERIADVVTGRSRIVLVVLLLATALVGAGAPMVDDDSSLEQFETDSPEAEALEDIEDRFGTDDDENTTSVQLITRGENVLTQESLIESLEFQQEIRDNESINETLVDEEAITGVENLVAMTAETNEEIEALEERGDDLEERGEELEERADELEERGEELGEREAELNATSAQLETGIDEARDLQREYEELSAEYDEDDPEYQEGTAELEAEYDALLEEVTAGLDDEQAAEYEELAGQAQEIESQLFEIEQTTDDPEDVPEYQELNEQLEGIYTGATMGVLEDEYEQLEDDSAELADDQEQLEDEFDELEADQERLEDDWTELEEDDERPSVDEQIEILEGLDDDEFEDALEDTLSDDDGGAGLAFMPSEYDPGSTEADARMTAVSQDAGEEGLEMGAGDDAVIEAQLDLRDLASAHDHDQIVFGAGIITDEIDRSMGDSLAIVGPLALAFVVAALLIAYRDPLDIVLGVTGIVAVLIWTFGFMGWADIAFNQMFVAVPVLLIGLSIDYAIHVFMRHREQRQDRSDADGDSAGLATRNGVRGSMAIALAGVGVALVWVTATTAIGFLANLVSPIGPIQEFGVVSAVGILSALIVFGGLIPAAKVEIDAFLESRGFDRHRRAFGTGGGRLASVLTIGSGAARRIPIVLLVAVLLLTAGGVYGASQIDTSFEEEDFLAESPPDWTNSLPGPMAPGEYQAADNLDYVNENFQRDDLQVQLLVEGPVAENGTLERLEAAQDEAAESDVVYTLPDGEADVEGPISVMEETAAQNESFNESFTDADTTGNDVPDQNVEELYDELFDVNEDAARDVIHRTDDGEYDSVRLLVATQGDADFDETTTEMRDIAATIDDGDVGDDREHEDDGLVAIATGDPIVNYIVEQDLFDTVLQSLMVTLVAVFTFLTGAYWLTGNSATLGAVTLLPVAFATSWILGTMYLIGMPFNVLTGMITSLTIGLGVAYSIHISARYTLELERQGNVWSALHTTVTGTGGALLGSAATTIGGFGTLAFAILPVLRQFGIITGLTIAYAFLASVVVLPTLLVLWTRYFGPDVSFARQRTRPPATTASDGGTPEVTGEPGDTPETDDTDRIDNEGDRR, from the coding sequence ATGAGCGTTCCGGAACGGATCGCCGACGTCGTCACGGGTCGGTCACGGATCGTGCTCGTCGTCCTCCTGCTTGCGACCGCGCTGGTCGGTGCCGGCGCGCCGATGGTCGACGACGACTCCTCGCTCGAGCAGTTCGAGACCGACTCGCCCGAAGCCGAGGCGCTCGAGGACATCGAGGATCGGTTCGGCACCGACGACGACGAGAACACGACGAGCGTTCAACTGATAACCAGAGGCGAGAACGTCCTCACCCAGGAGTCGCTGATCGAGTCACTCGAGTTCCAGCAGGAGATCAGGGACAACGAGTCGATAAACGAGACGTTAGTCGACGAGGAGGCGATTACCGGCGTCGAGAACCTCGTCGCGATGACGGCGGAGACGAACGAGGAAATAGAGGCACTCGAGGAACGCGGCGACGACCTCGAGGAGCGTGGTGAGGAACTCGAGGAACGCGCTGACGAACTCGAAGAGCGTGGCGAGGAACTCGGGGAGCGCGAGGCCGAACTGAACGCGACCAGCGCGCAACTCGAGACCGGAATCGACGAAGCGCGCGACCTCCAGCGCGAATACGAGGAGTTGAGCGCGGAGTACGACGAGGACGACCCCGAGTACCAGGAAGGAACCGCCGAACTCGAGGCCGAGTACGACGCGCTCCTCGAGGAGGTCACTGCCGGTCTCGACGACGAACAGGCCGCCGAGTACGAGGAGCTTGCGGGCCAGGCCCAGGAGATCGAGTCTCAGCTATTCGAGATAGAGCAGACGACCGATGACCCCGAGGACGTTCCCGAGTATCAGGAACTGAACGAACAACTCGAGGGTATCTACACCGGCGCGACGATGGGCGTCCTCGAGGACGAATACGAACAACTCGAGGACGACTCCGCGGAGTTAGCGGACGACCAGGAGCAACTCGAAGACGAGTTCGACGAACTCGAGGCCGATCAGGAGCGACTCGAGGACGACTGGACGGAACTCGAGGAGGACGACGAGCGACCATCGGTCGACGAACAGATCGAGATCCTCGAGGGGCTGGACGATGACGAGTTCGAGGACGCCCTCGAGGACACCCTGTCGGACGACGACGGTGGGGCCGGACTCGCGTTCATGCCGTCGGAGTACGATCCGGGCTCGACCGAAGCCGACGCTCGAATGACCGCGGTCAGCCAGGATGCGGGTGAAGAGGGTCTCGAGATGGGGGCGGGCGACGACGCGGTGATCGAGGCACAGCTGGATCTGCGCGATCTCGCGTCCGCACACGACCACGATCAGATCGTCTTCGGGGCCGGGATTATCACCGACGAGATCGACCGGTCGATGGGTGACAGTCTGGCGATCGTCGGACCGCTGGCGCTTGCGTTCGTCGTCGCGGCGTTGCTGATCGCCTACCGCGATCCGCTGGACATCGTTCTCGGGGTCACCGGTATCGTCGCGGTGTTGATCTGGACGTTCGGCTTCATGGGCTGGGCGGATATCGCGTTCAACCAGATGTTCGTCGCGGTTCCCGTCTTACTGATCGGGCTCTCGATCGACTACGCGATACACGTGTTCATGCGCCACCGGGAACAGAGGCAGGACCGATCAGATGCGGACGGGGATTCGGCAGGACTCGCGACGAGAAACGGCGTCAGAGGTTCGATGGCCATCGCACTCGCCGGCGTCGGCGTCGCCCTGGTCTGGGTGACGGCGACGACGGCGATCGGCTTCCTCGCGAATCTCGTCAGTCCGATCGGTCCGATCCAGGAGTTCGGCGTCGTCAGCGCCGTCGGTATCCTCTCGGCACTGATCGTCTTCGGCGGACTGATTCCCGCGGCCAAAGTCGAGATCGACGCGTTCCTCGAGTCCCGTGGGTTCGACCGTCACAGGCGGGCGTTCGGGACTGGCGGTGGTCGCCTCGCCAGCGTCCTCACAATCGGCTCCGGTGCCGCGCGACGAATCCCGATCGTCCTCCTCGTGGCCGTCCTGTTGTTGACCGCCGGCGGCGTCTACGGCGCGAGCCAGATCGACACCAGCTTCGAGGAAGAGGACTTCCTCGCGGAGAGTCCACCCGACTGGACGAACTCCCTGCCCGGACCGATGGCTCCCGGCGAGTACCAGGCAGCCGACAACCTGGACTACGTCAACGAGAACTTCCAGCGTGACGACCTCCAGGTACAGCTACTCGTCGAGGGGCCGGTCGCCGAAAACGGGACGTTAGAGCGCCTCGAGGCCGCACAGGACGAAGCCGCAGAGAGCGACGTCGTCTACACGCTCCCCGACGGCGAGGCCGACGTCGAGGGACCGATTTCGGTGATGGAAGAGACGGCGGCCCAGAACGAGTCGTTCAACGAATCGTTCACTGACGCGGATACGACGGGTAACGACGTCCCGGACCAGAACGTCGAGGAGTTATACGACGAACTGTTCGACGTCAACGAAGACGCTGCACGCGACGTCATCCACCGTACCGACGATGGCGAGTACGACTCCGTTCGACTGCTCGTCGCTACCCAGGGCGACGCGGATTTCGACGAGACGACCACCGAGATGAGAGACATTGCAGCGACGATCGACGACGGCGACGTGGGCGACGACCGCGAGCACGAGGACGACGGACTCGTCGCGATCGCGACCGGCGATCCGATCGTCAACTACATCGTCGAACAGGATCTGTTCGACACCGTCCTCCAGAGCCTCATGGTCACGCTCGTGGCCGTCTTCACGTTCCTGACGGGAGCCTACTGGCTGACGGGCAACAGCGCCACGCTCGGAGCCGTCACCCTGCTGCCCGTCGCGTTCGCGACCAGCTGGATCCTCGGGACGATGTACCTCATCGGCATGCCGTTCAACGTGTTGACCGGGATGATCACCAGCCTCACGATCGGCCTCGGCGTCGCCTACAGCATCCATATCAGCGCCCGCTACACGCTCGAACTCGAGCGTCAGGGCAACGTCTGGTCGGCGCTGCATACGACGGTCACCGGTACCGGCGGTGCACTCCTGGGAAGTGCCGCGACGACCATCGGCGGATTCGGCACCCTCGCGTTCGCGATCTTGCCCGTTCTCCGACAGTTCGGGATCATCACCGGGCTAACGATCGCGTACGCGTTCCTGGCGAGCGTCGTCGTACTCCCGACGCTTCTGGTGCTGTGGACGCGCTACTTCGGGCCGGACGTTTCCTTCGCTCGCCAGCGAACGAGACCGCCGGCGACGACCGCGAGCGACGGTGGAACGCCCGAGGTCACCGGCGAGCCCGGCGACACTCCCGAGACCGACGACACGGACCGCATCGACAACGAGGGTGATCGACGATGA
- a CDS encoding MBL fold metallo-hydrolase: MRVTFLGTGSAMPTGERFQTGILVQEEGRNLLIDCGSGVLHRLQQSGVGYENVSTVLLTHHHLDHVADLLPLMKARWLAGEEHLEIVGPQGTKGLVDDLLSVHDYMQGRIDLQIREIVAGEFAVAGFDVSAYETRHSLPCLAYRFDDRFTFSGDSEAFDGLANFADESAILAHDCSFPDDVDVSNHPTPETLGKALSGRDIGRVYLTHLYPHTDDRHEEMLESIGTHYDGDVRFAEDLKTISIE; the protein is encoded by the coding sequence ATGCGCGTCACCTTTCTCGGCACCGGGAGTGCGATGCCGACCGGCGAGCGGTTCCAGACCGGTATCCTCGTCCAGGAGGAGGGCCGGAACCTGCTGATCGACTGCGGTTCGGGTGTGTTGCACCGACTTCAGCAGTCCGGCGTCGGCTACGAGAACGTCTCGACGGTCCTGCTGACTCACCACCACCTCGACCACGTGGCGGACCTGCTGCCGCTGATGAAGGCTCGATGGCTCGCCGGCGAGGAACACCTCGAGATCGTCGGCCCGCAGGGAACCAAGGGGCTGGTCGACGACCTGCTCTCTGTCCACGACTACATGCAGGGTCGGATCGACCTGCAGATTCGGGAGATAGTCGCCGGCGAGTTCGCCGTCGCCGGATTCGACGTCTCGGCCTACGAGACGCGTCACTCGCTGCCGTGTCTGGCCTACCGATTCGACGACCGCTTTACCTTCAGCGGCGACAGCGAGGCCTTCGACGGCCTGGCGAACTTCGCCGACGAGTCGGCGATCCTCGCTCACGACTGTTCGTTCCCTGACGACGTCGACGTCTCGAACCACCCGACGCCCGAGACGCTCGGAAAGGCTCTTTCGGGCCGCGACATCGGCCGCGTCTACCTCACGCACCTCTATCCACACACGGACGATCGCCACGAGGAGATGCTCGAGTCGATCGGCACCCACTACGACGGCGACGTCCGGTTCGCGGAGGACCTGAAGACGATCAGTATCGAATGA
- a CDS encoding MaoC/PaaZ C-terminal domain-containing protein, producing MAPTFDELEVGHEVVTHSRTITEADVRNFAGVSGDFNPLHLSEEYTADTQFGEPIAHGALLFAVTSGLLWQYRHERPDVVAFYGVDSLRFTEPVTMGTTVHAESELLEKEPRDHPVAGGVVRYDTRLITDDGDDALSCEMLTLVR from the coding sequence ATGGCACCGACGTTCGACGAACTCGAGGTCGGCCACGAGGTCGTCACCCACTCGCGGACGATCACGGAGGCCGACGTCCGCAACTTCGCGGGCGTTAGCGGCGACTTCAACCCACTACATCTGAGCGAGGAGTACACGGCGGACACCCAGTTCGGCGAACCGATCGCTCACGGCGCGCTCCTGTTCGCGGTCACGTCCGGCTTGCTCTGGCAGTATCGCCACGAACGTCCCGATGTGGTCGCGTTCTACGGGGTCGACTCGCTCCGGTTCACCGAACCCGTGACGATGGGGACGACCGTCCACGCGGAGTCGGAACTGCTCGAGAAAGAGCCTCGTGACCATCCCGTCGCAGGCGGCGTCGTTCGGTACGATACGCGACTGATCACCGACGACGGCGATGACGCACTCTCGTGTGAGATGTTGACGCTCGTTCGCTGA